One genomic window of Solanum dulcamara chromosome 12, daSolDulc1.2, whole genome shotgun sequence includes the following:
- the LOC129876672 gene encoding uncharacterized protein LOC129876672 isoform X2, whose translation MPSSKQEEEVVKMKYGGIMPKKPPLISKDHEHAYFDSADWALGKQGVEKPKGPLEALRPKLQVVFSFGLVNVSTRHRFVG comes from the exons ATGCCATCTTCCAAACAGGAA GAGGAAGTTGTTAAAATGAAATATGGAGGAATCATGCCAAAGAAACCACCTCTAATCTCTAAG GATCATGAGCATGCTTATTTTGATTCTGCTGATTGGGCTCTTGGAAAG CAAGGTGTAGAGAAGCCTAAAGGTCCACTTGAGGCACTTCGGCCAAAGTTGCAG gttgttttttcttttgggTTGGTCAATGTTAGCAcccgacatcgcttcgttggtTAA
- the LOC129876264 gene encoding uncharacterized protein At1g01500-like isoform X2, giving the protein MGNQDQDMSMAIYKNSNFTGGCLEIRLFYVRITPCAVDTLPDHLTLRHLRREMGVLLEINSSRIPATDTASITLRRDRVDKESSEVTYVSTDSVRVSGPVEFEVHENEKELILCGSLERLETTWANGNVLENDSRSAWSMDCYPTASFGNDGSAFVQPKFGVSSPSIEVYIAGCCSGVPVILTKTIQVIPRRKLPRQGMLDAIPEDEEDAKEQGSSNGFGRQIKPLTTEDMDDNEVEQKAGYGFYSDDMYPGEDGQLTWFNAGVRVGVGIGLGMCVGVGIGVGLLMRSYQATTRNLRRRFF; this is encoded by the exons ATGGGTAATCAAGATCAGGATATGTCAATGGCAATCTACAAAAATTCGAATTTCACGGGAGGTTGCTTAGAAATCCGTTTGTTTTACGTACGGATCACGCCATGCGCGGTTGATACCCTACCGGACCACCTCACACTCCGCCACCTCCGCCGTGAGATGGGTGTGTTGTTAGAGATCAACAGTTCTCGTATTCCGGCCACTGATACAGCCTCCATAACCCTCCGCCGTGATCGGGTTGACAAGGAATCGTCGGAGGTTACGTATGTGAGCACGGATAGCGTTAGGGTTTCAGGGCCGGTGGAATTCGAGGTACATGAAAATGAAAAGGAATTAATACTTTGTGGATCATTGGAGAGATTAGAGACAACGTGGGCTAATGGTAATGTTCTAGAGAATGATTCGAGGAGTGCATGGAGCATGGATTGTTACCCAACAGCATCATTTGGGAACGATGGATCAGCTTTTGTTCAGCCCAAATTTGGGGTTTCTTCACCATCAATTGAGGTTTATATAGCGGGTTGTTGTTCGGGTGTCCCTGTGATTCTAACCAAGACAATTCAGGTCATCCCGAGAAGGAAGTTACCTAGGCAGGGCATGTTGGATGCAATTCCAGAGGATGAGGAAGATGCGAAGGAGCAGGGGAGCTCGAATGGATTTGGTCGACAAATAAAACCATTG ACCACAGAGGATATGGACGATAATGAGGTGGAACAGAAGGCTGGATATGGATTCTATTCAGATGACATGTACCCTGGTGAAGATGGTCAGCTCACCTGGTTCAATGCAGGAGTGAGGGTTGGTGTCGGGATAGGCCTCGGGATGTGTGTTGGTGTCGGAATCGGGGTGGGACTACTTATGCGTTCTTATCAGGCAACCACTAGAAATCTGCGGAGGAGGTTTTTCTAG
- the LOC129876264 gene encoding uncharacterized protein At1g01500-like isoform X1 has product MGNQDQDMSMAIYKNSNFTGGCLEIRLFYVRITPCAVDTLPDHLTLRHLRREMGVLLEINSSRIPATDTASITLRRDRVDKESSEVTYVSTDSVRVSGPVEFEVHENEKELILCGSLERLETTWANGNVLENDSRSAWSMDCYPTASFGNDGSAFVQPKFGVSSPSIEVYIAGCCSGVPVILTKTIQVIPRRKLPRQGMLDAIPEDEEDAKEQGSSNGFGRQIKPLQTTEDMDDNEVEQKAGYGFYSDDMYPGEDGQLTWFNAGVRVGVGIGLGMCVGVGIGVGLLMRSYQATTRNLRRRFF; this is encoded by the exons ATGGGTAATCAAGATCAGGATATGTCAATGGCAATCTACAAAAATTCGAATTTCACGGGAGGTTGCTTAGAAATCCGTTTGTTTTACGTACGGATCACGCCATGCGCGGTTGATACCCTACCGGACCACCTCACACTCCGCCACCTCCGCCGTGAGATGGGTGTGTTGTTAGAGATCAACAGTTCTCGTATTCCGGCCACTGATACAGCCTCCATAACCCTCCGCCGTGATCGGGTTGACAAGGAATCGTCGGAGGTTACGTATGTGAGCACGGATAGCGTTAGGGTTTCAGGGCCGGTGGAATTCGAGGTACATGAAAATGAAAAGGAATTAATACTTTGTGGATCATTGGAGAGATTAGAGACAACGTGGGCTAATGGTAATGTTCTAGAGAATGATTCGAGGAGTGCATGGAGCATGGATTGTTACCCAACAGCATCATTTGGGAACGATGGATCAGCTTTTGTTCAGCCCAAATTTGGGGTTTCTTCACCATCAATTGAGGTTTATATAGCGGGTTGTTGTTCGGGTGTCCCTGTGATTCTAACCAAGACAATTCAGGTCATCCCGAGAAGGAAGTTACCTAGGCAGGGCATGTTGGATGCAATTCCAGAGGATGAGGAAGATGCGAAGGAGCAGGGGAGCTCGAATGGATTTGGTCGACAAATAAAACCATTG CAGACCACAGAGGATATGGACGATAATGAGGTGGAACAGAAGGCTGGATATGGATTCTATTCAGATGACATGTACCCTGGTGAAGATGGTCAGCTCACCTGGTTCAATGCAGGAGTGAGGGTTGGTGTCGGGATAGGCCTCGGGATGTGTGTTGGTGTCGGAATCGGGGTGGGACTACTTATGCGTTCTTATCAGGCAACCACTAGAAATCTGCGGAGGAGGTTTTTCTAG